Proteins from one Geomonas agri genomic window:
- a CDS encoding M48 family metalloprotease: MKVVRLLPLIALSCLVAAQAHAGWQDTINNLMKPDSKEGKILSGATQVLSSSQEMTYQTECTVGESLALDSMQRFGKPVQNEALQKYVNLVGNAVARNSQRSTIPYRFVVLDSPVQNAFAAPGGIVFISRGLLNVLDNEAELAAVLAHEVGHVAGKHALKSIRRAQFLQGASAITAATMKGSKGQQFESMVGDLQNTLFDKGLDQGMEYEADQAALETTYRTGYDPGAMVSVLQKLKKQEATSAKDGSWFSTHPPLDQRIAKLSAQLAKYPSAGSAKLPARFAKYVKPAKSGKASK, translated from the coding sequence ATGAAAGTAGTACGTCTATTACCGCTCATCGCGCTCTCCTGCCTGGTCGCGGCACAGGCCCACGCTGGATGGCAGGATACCATCAACAACCTCATGAAGCCTGATTCCAAGGAAGGGAAAATCCTCTCCGGCGCGACCCAGGTGCTCTCCTCGTCGCAGGAGATGACCTACCAGACCGAGTGCACCGTGGGCGAAAGCCTCGCCTTGGACAGCATGCAGCGCTTCGGCAAGCCGGTGCAGAATGAGGCGTTACAGAAGTACGTGAACCTGGTGGGGAACGCAGTGGCGAGGAACAGCCAGCGCTCCACCATTCCCTACCGCTTCGTGGTGCTGGACAGCCCGGTGCAGAACGCCTTCGCTGCTCCCGGTGGCATCGTCTTCATTAGCCGCGGCCTCCTCAACGTGCTGGACAACGAGGCCGAGCTCGCCGCGGTGCTGGCCCACGAGGTGGGTCACGTCGCTGGGAAACATGCGCTGAAAAGCATCCGGCGCGCCCAGTTCCTGCAAGGAGCCAGCGCCATCACCGCCGCCACCATGAAGGGGAGCAAGGGGCAGCAGTTCGAATCCATGGTCGGCGACCTGCAGAACACCCTGTTCGACAAGGGGCTCGACCAAGGGATGGAGTACGAGGCCGACCAGGCCGCGCTGGAGACCACCTACCGCACCGGTTACGACCCCGGCGCCATGGTAAGCGTGCTGCAAAAGCTCAAGAAACAGGAGGCGACCTCAGCCAAGGACGGCTCCTGGTTCTCGACCCATCCGCCGCTGGACCAGCGCATCGCCAAGCTCTCGGCCCAGCTCGCCAAGTACCCCTCGGCAGGCTCGGCGAAGCTTCCCGCCCGTTTCGCCAAGTACGTGAAACCCGCGAAAAGCGGCAAAGCATCCAAGTGA
- a CDS encoding SH3 domain-containing protein, with translation MNKRALGGALLLLALCAGQVLGAEKRWVVSEGTTLKKEQSVSAANVADLPVGAELTLVEGEGRWLKVQTGDGKEGWVYAGRVSDTPPVAEVGGGDGLLGDSMQKSQINTAKADSARSVRGLSPETAAYAKQHGTPEALKKELDKILARKVSNNEVKAFLKEGKIGEYAQ, from the coding sequence ATGAACAAGCGAGCTTTAGGCGGCGCGCTGCTGCTTCTGGCCCTGTGCGCAGGCCAGGTGCTGGGGGCCGAGAAGCGCTGGGTGGTGAGCGAGGGCACCACCCTCAAGAAGGAACAATCGGTGAGTGCAGCGAACGTGGCCGACCTGCCGGTGGGCGCGGAACTGACTCTCGTGGAAGGGGAGGGACGCTGGCTCAAGGTACAGACCGGCGATGGCAAGGAGGGGTGGGTCTACGCGGGGCGCGTTTCAGACACCCCGCCGGTCGCCGAGGTGGGTGGCGGGGACGGCCTGCTCGGGGACAGCATGCAGAAGAGCCAGATCAACACCGCCAAGGCCGACAGCGCCCGCAGCGTGCGCGGCCTCTCCCCGGAGACCGCCGCCTACGCCAAGCAGCACGGCACCCCGGAGGCCCTGAAGAAGGAGCTGGACAAGATCCTGGCGCGCAAGGTTTCCAACAACGAGGTCAAGGCCTTCCTCAAGGAAGGTAAAATCGGCGAGTACGCCCAGTAA
- a CDS encoding ABC transporter substrate-binding protein, whose protein sequence is MQHQTGPPLPLRLAYSTQHDCALVHIAVARGFLRDEGLNVEAHACGYGKEALQAVLEGKADLATVAQAPVTFAALQGQRLSLLASIFTSNNNHAIIADRNSGVVRPGDLKGRRVGFTPGTTTQMFLSSFLIAHGMSIDDVVPVPLPPELMQGALLSGGVDAVSTWSPNEMIIARSLAGRGVVFEDPYIYTETFVIAGKTTYVADHQETARRLLRALVHAEEFASAHTREAQAIVATASKLPLEVLAESWGESARKVTLDHALLIALEDETRWAGKLHLVREAGMPNYLEYIDPRPLLSVKPEAVEQQVLKSDLRP, encoded by the coding sequence GTGCAGCACCAGACGGGGCCGCCCCTGCCGCTGCGTCTAGCCTATTCCACCCAGCATGACTGCGCCCTGGTTCACATCGCCGTCGCCCGCGGTTTTCTGCGGGACGAGGGGCTGAACGTCGAGGCCCATGCTTGCGGCTATGGCAAAGAAGCCTTGCAGGCGGTGCTGGAAGGGAAGGCGGACTTGGCCACCGTCGCCCAGGCACCGGTCACCTTCGCCGCCCTGCAAGGTCAGCGGCTTTCGCTGTTGGCAAGTATCTTCACCTCGAACAACAATCATGCCATCATTGCCGACCGCAACAGCGGCGTCGTCCGCCCGGGCGATTTGAAGGGACGGCGCGTCGGGTTCACGCCGGGAACCACCACCCAGATGTTTCTTTCGTCCTTCCTTATCGCCCACGGCATGAGCATCGACGATGTGGTCCCGGTTCCTCTGCCGCCGGAACTGATGCAGGGCGCCCTCCTCTCCGGCGGGGTCGACGCGGTCTCCACCTGGAGCCCCAACGAAATGATCATCGCCAGGAGCCTTGCCGGTAGAGGGGTTGTCTTCGAGGACCCCTACATCTATACCGAGACCTTTGTCATTGCCGGCAAGACTACGTACGTGGCAGACCACCAGGAGACGGCCAGACGGCTGTTACGTGCCCTGGTACACGCCGAGGAATTTGCCTCCGCCCACACCAGGGAGGCCCAGGCCATCGTGGCAACCGCCTCCAAGCTTCCCCTGGAGGTACTGGCGGAGTCCTGGGGCGAGAGCGCGCGCAAGGTGACCCTTGACCACGCGCTGTTGATAGCGCTGGAGGACGAGACGCGCTGGGCCGGTAAGCTGCACTTGGTGCGCGAGGCGGGCATGCCCAACTACTTGGAGTACATCGACCCTCGTCCGCTGTTGTCGGTGAAGCCCGAGGCGGTCGAACAGCAGGTGCTGAAAAGTGACCTTCGCCCGTAG
- a CDS encoding CHAT domain-containing protein, with amino-acid sequence MGNPMNAAARKITLLLALTALLSGTAQAVPLGEELLAPAAPRPAPRSRPEMAPTPAVYTPQSVLYAARSRDGRWIATVEKGDAGYELWLHPAGNVAELPRLLTKGPVRISAPAFDATGTRLAYADERDDLKGDIWLIDLAKPGAEPRRLTGNDAGEDAPGFAPDGSAIYYQRQLPGAERRDLVRLELATGKGEALPIAIDAAFAAVAPDGNRIAFVSRDKDPGGDLWLWEKGGRLTQLTAGAERDLYPIWQDADTLLFTRFAPPVGDAANGPDGGAVFRLQLKRQGSHGFPAAFPLTSGLLSTAAPIPAGERVLFVAGAAAGGQVLSLPASGEIPEQADAAAQWQVARVILERQPADPATARLACLRVLAREDAPTREGALASLALAGLMEQAGERSQAEDRYAEAALRYAAFPEAALAEIARLRLEAASRCEEVVVAGRRKGVIADAQEDMLRAAKGKGADATARALVDGARLQAEYGSGAEDQLAAIARFEKALAETSAAPDILAEAAYRRARLLARIEGGEGSVAALVEVARKYDRQEQWAEAAIAEILDQLTAKNADARERLAALAEQYRTTLPRLAMGAWNRVGDLAYRGGDWVRAKDAYRTVLEQFPAIATPTAAARFALAEILYREERYGEATALYEKEMGEHPEDAPLYQLARAAYLRKSLAAGESLYRLGEVSAARAAFLDLIRYEGRSLEAHRGYIKSVAAQGQTPELLALYQKMLQSYPDDPVLLYGAGLCYTYLPGKDALKEADRLIARAAERLPGSEYPFQTRGYIAEVLETVHGEQGGLERALNLYRRAKLLNRPQENPENSANLSLNIGNIAYLLGRNATAWSFYSQRLAAKVPFDNVDTELLFEQRYGAVAFQVGEKEAAIDGYGRALKLAEARLDPARSLEQFGRLTRRVNERLFAGQKLSPQQEQRLAEQQAINADLELLGADRVEAPPAPGWQKFDAALRTLLARQRKLVAAACTGVPQGDKFLIELNGMASAVERELDNVPRLVETGAELHDRLGLANFDAERFQPALAHFDQAYRLNRALGRHGNLAANRRSASIAAYRQAETASGAEKKRLLLLSRDGFTEVLALLDQYPPEKKSAPKRGGGLINVSANVALNKGGATEAAYGFSAEQERRLAQSYLARIATDLGDNATAEKLFNELLGRYPERVDQVAEGDLFGVGLLSHRAAQLAYARGDRAGAAAGFKKATALALKSGNAVGAMLNLVNWGMLLPADAAPGEVAEFLEAQAACSAQAGTYRDALPSDAVARYGNDAGAILARLATGRADDVSRQALQYRAVGVWDKVLKVGAGQTSRTSLTGPTGPTENRDTLHARLAARLNRAATLAALGLSDAAQAGYTAALAEARAAGNDAMAWRAQVALGDYDAALKMLDRLPPTDYDLRLGELAERFSPRIEALAAKDPEQGFALVERLSELERVQILGRSLLGIDDDATVDLLRKAAPHLAELDRVRGALIKAAPEGAAYLKLRAQQEETVLDTLLGKKLELMPPYYAVAGPGVLRLAASSAALSAGNANERERFAALLTSFRKECSSGKGAKLCQALTPQPAEAIDVMERLPGRHVLRLVALPGDRFLVFTFGAKDGVSAQTQSRAAVAARLNDPAQVAIYERPEQFASARPLSWGVSASQLLKSVEGRRPLRTQVLDPAGVWPAQPPFAKLPADALPGRLPDAHTLVLPASVGLLPAAPNRPGAGGTYSAAWEDAAGVRHDLVQLADGDSVSLLLAPKGGTGQAWYLGQLAALIGVPSVLVADRTVDLTPFAKSYADHSLAQARRELPGDWLLIGDWGGDAAESAKLAKKLFNDYVKMAVQAHNDGRYAQALALFDNALVVAEATPELAKNRAALHRHARESAFGAGFTERAVSHADSLVQRLAKEKPYSAEHADALLRLGLLQGRLEHFKEATAALKEGISIFADLGLAKDQAAALSDFGVVMENAVDYPAARSLFEEAAGLRAQLKDELNLADQYRNLGRIFDLRLNQFAVAESYYRKAQELYAKNGNAALEAETILERGRCQRLLGNFPAADALYREALAKVGNSEQRTRMRIVLEQGNNAWFQGRYQEAFDLREQVEKAALKENWALEQVMAKNTGGLIWWTLGDNKRALVELRQALDLAGKLEVRRDESATTLNNIGLVRRESGDYQGALESLGQALAIDRALGSRWAIAYDLRNLGQTRLKMGDPAGALKLLTEAAALADAIGDKVNQAKIHLALGDARARSNQAGPAAESYGKALELADAMLLREVRWRALLGLARLKEQGGDRDGAVASYRQALDTVEGLRAEIKLDQLKDGFLADKMDVYQGLVGLLVELHRDDEAFAVAERSRARTLIDILGRQRLSLAGGADQDLYDRQGRLREQIQEQEQLALQAANPAERTMYAAALDKLRGEYQDLLLDIERRRPELLSLVKVTPVTVAEVEKLLEPGVTLLSYYQLPDRLLCWRLERQGSRLFVLKASAREVADKIATYRRMLQNLEPLEQNSRELYRILLAEPLAGVPEGQTVGIVPHGSLHYLSFATLYDGRDYLVDRHTLFHLPAASVYRHTLSRRQAAKNLRILAIGNPDLGNAALDLPFAEKEAGTLRWNYSDVTTLTRERATESWVRDNIAKFGIIHFASHGEFDPVNPLFSSIRLAKDGKNDGRLQAEEVFGLDIKADLVVLSACQTGLGDVKSGDDVIGMNRAFLFAGTHALVSSLWRVSDVSSAILMKQFYRDYSRSDKAQALRLAMLHVRNRYPHPGYWGAFVLTGDYK; translated from the coding sequence ATGGGTAACCCGATGAACGCCGCCGCGAGGAAAATCACCCTGTTGCTGGCCCTCACCGCCCTTCTCTCGGGGACGGCACAGGCGGTGCCGCTAGGTGAGGAACTGCTGGCCCCGGCCGCCCCGCGTCCGGCCCCGCGCTCGCGCCCGGAAATGGCGCCGACGCCGGCGGTCTACACCCCGCAGTCGGTACTCTACGCGGCCCGCTCCCGGGACGGCAGGTGGATCGCCACGGTGGAGAAAGGGGATGCCGGCTACGAGCTCTGGCTGCACCCCGCCGGCAACGTCGCCGAGCTGCCGCGCCTTTTGACCAAGGGGCCGGTGCGCATCTCCGCTCCCGCCTTCGATGCCACTGGAACGAGGCTCGCCTACGCGGACGAACGCGACGACCTGAAGGGCGACATCTGGCTCATCGACCTGGCCAAGCCGGGCGCCGAACCGCGCCGGCTCACTGGCAACGACGCCGGCGAGGATGCTCCCGGCTTTGCCCCCGACGGCAGCGCCATCTACTATCAGCGCCAGTTGCCCGGCGCAGAGCGGCGCGACCTGGTGCGCCTGGAACTCGCCACCGGCAAGGGAGAGGCACTCCCCATCGCTATCGACGCGGCCTTTGCGGCGGTTGCTCCCGACGGCAACCGGATCGCCTTCGTCTCCCGCGACAAGGATCCCGGCGGCGACCTCTGGCTCTGGGAAAAGGGAGGGCGCCTGACCCAGCTGACTGCCGGCGCCGAGCGCGACCTCTACCCGATCTGGCAGGACGCCGATACTCTCCTCTTTACCCGTTTCGCGCCCCCGGTTGGGGATGCGGCCAACGGGCCGGACGGGGGCGCCGTGTTCCGGCTGCAGCTCAAGCGTCAGGGGAGCCACGGTTTCCCGGCCGCCTTTCCGCTTACTTCAGGACTTCTTTCCACCGCGGCCCCGATCCCGGCCGGAGAGCGGGTGCTCTTCGTTGCGGGTGCGGCGGCGGGGGGGCAGGTGCTGTCACTGCCGGCGTCGGGCGAGATCCCGGAACAGGCTGATGCCGCCGCCCAGTGGCAGGTCGCACGAGTGATCCTTGAGCGTCAGCCGGCGGACCCGGCCACCGCGCGCCTTGCCTGCTTGCGCGTACTGGCGCGGGAGGATGCGCCGACCCGTGAAGGGGCGCTCGCGTCGCTGGCCCTGGCCGGGCTCATGGAACAGGCCGGCGAGCGGAGCCAGGCCGAGGATCGCTACGCCGAGGCCGCCCTGCGCTATGCCGCTTTCCCGGAAGCTGCCCTGGCCGAGATCGCCCGGCTGCGCCTGGAAGCCGCCAGCCGCTGCGAAGAGGTGGTGGTCGCGGGTCGCCGCAAAGGTGTCATCGCTGATGCGCAGGAAGATATGCTGCGCGCGGCCAAGGGGAAGGGGGCGGATGCGACGGCGCGGGCGCTCGTTGACGGTGCCCGGCTCCAGGCCGAATACGGTTCCGGCGCCGAGGACCAGCTGGCTGCCATCGCCCGCTTCGAAAAGGCGCTGGCTGAAACTTCTGCCGCTCCGGACATCCTGGCCGAGGCGGCCTACCGCCGTGCGCGGCTGCTGGCCCGCATCGAGGGGGGAGAGGGATCGGTCGCGGCCCTGGTCGAGGTGGCCAGGAAGTACGACCGGCAGGAACAGTGGGCCGAGGCGGCTATCGCCGAGATCCTGGACCAGTTGACCGCGAAGAACGCCGACGCGCGCGAGCGCCTGGCGGCCCTGGCCGAGCAGTATCGCACCACCCTGCCGCGCCTCGCCATGGGTGCTTGGAACCGGGTCGGCGACCTGGCCTACCGCGGCGGCGACTGGGTCCGCGCCAAGGACGCCTACCGCACCGTACTGGAGCAGTTCCCCGCCATTGCCACCCCGACCGCCGCGGCCCGCTTCGCGCTGGCCGAGATCCTCTATCGCGAGGAGCGCTACGGTGAGGCGACGGCGCTGTACGAAAAGGAGATGGGAGAGCACCCCGAGGACGCGCCGCTGTACCAGCTGGCCCGCGCCGCCTACCTGAGAAAGAGCCTTGCCGCCGGCGAGAGCCTGTACCGCTTGGGCGAGGTCTCCGCCGCCCGTGCCGCCTTCCTGGACCTGATCCGCTACGAGGGGAGGAGCCTCGAGGCGCATCGCGGCTACATCAAGTCGGTCGCCGCCCAAGGTCAGACTCCGGAACTGTTGGCCTTGTACCAGAAGATGCTGCAGTCCTACCCTGACGACCCGGTGCTCCTGTACGGTGCCGGTCTCTGCTACACCTACCTCCCGGGAAAGGATGCCCTCAAGGAGGCGGATCGCCTGATCGCGCGCGCCGCCGAGCGGCTGCCGGGTTCCGAGTATCCCTTCCAGACCCGCGGCTACATCGCCGAGGTGCTGGAAACGGTGCACGGCGAACAGGGGGGGCTGGAGCGGGCGCTCAACCTCTACCGCCGCGCCAAGCTCTTGAACCGTCCCCAGGAAAACCCGGAAAACAGCGCCAACCTCTCGCTCAACATCGGCAATATCGCGTACCTGTTGGGGCGCAACGCCACGGCCTGGAGCTTCTACAGCCAGCGCCTGGCCGCCAAGGTCCCCTTCGACAACGTCGATACCGAACTCCTCTTCGAGCAGCGCTACGGCGCGGTTGCTTTCCAAGTGGGCGAGAAAGAGGCTGCCATCGACGGCTATGGCCGCGCGCTCAAGCTGGCCGAGGCGCGCCTCGATCCGGCCCGCTCCCTTGAGCAGTTCGGGCGCCTGACCCGTCGGGTCAACGAGCGCCTCTTTGCGGGCCAGAAGCTATCGCCCCAGCAGGAGCAGCGGCTTGCGGAACAGCAGGCGATCAACGCGGATTTGGAACTGCTCGGGGCAGACCGGGTTGAGGCGCCTCCCGCGCCGGGGTGGCAGAAGTTCGACGCCGCCCTCAGGACCCTGTTGGCGCGGCAGCGCAAGCTGGTCGCCGCGGCCTGCACCGGCGTACCACAGGGGGATAAGTTCCTCATCGAGTTGAACGGGATGGCGAGCGCCGTGGAGCGCGAGTTGGACAACGTACCGCGCCTGGTGGAGACCGGTGCGGAGCTGCACGACCGCCTTGGTCTCGCCAACTTCGATGCCGAGCGTTTCCAGCCTGCCCTGGCCCATTTCGACCAGGCCTACCGGCTAAACCGGGCGCTCGGGCGCCACGGCAACCTGGCCGCCAACCGCCGCTCGGCCAGCATCGCTGCCTACCGCCAGGCCGAGACTGCTTCCGGCGCGGAGAAGAAGAGGCTCCTGTTGCTGTCCCGGGACGGTTTCACCGAAGTGCTGGCGCTTCTGGACCAGTACCCACCGGAGAAAAAGAGCGCGCCCAAGCGTGGCGGCGGGCTGATCAACGTGTCCGCCAACGTCGCCCTCAACAAGGGGGGCGCGACCGAGGCCGCCTACGGTTTCTCGGCGGAGCAGGAGCGGCGCCTGGCGCAGAGCTATCTCGCGCGCATCGCCACCGACCTGGGCGACAACGCGACGGCCGAAAAACTGTTTAATGAGTTGCTGGGCCGCTACCCGGAACGGGTGGACCAGGTTGCCGAGGGGGATCTTTTCGGGGTGGGGCTGTTGAGCCACCGGGCCGCGCAGCTCGCCTATGCGCGCGGCGACCGAGCCGGTGCAGCCGCCGGTTTCAAAAAGGCGACGGCCTTGGCGCTGAAAAGCGGCAACGCCGTGGGGGCCATGCTGAACCTGGTCAACTGGGGCATGCTGTTGCCCGCGGATGCCGCGCCGGGCGAGGTGGCAGAGTTCCTGGAGGCGCAGGCGGCCTGCTCGGCGCAGGCCGGCACCTACCGCGACGCCCTCCCCTCCGATGCCGTGGCCCGCTACGGCAACGACGCCGGCGCCATCCTGGCGCGGCTCGCCACCGGGCGCGCCGATGACGTCAGCCGACAGGCGCTGCAGTACCGGGCGGTTGGGGTGTGGGACAAGGTGCTGAAAGTCGGCGCGGGTCAGACCAGTCGGACTAGTCTGACCGGTCCGACTGGTCCGACAGAGAACCGCGACACCTTGCATGCGCGCCTGGCGGCGCGCCTGAACCGGGCGGCGACCCTCGCCGCGCTGGGGCTGTCGGACGCGGCCCAGGCCGGCTACACCGCGGCGCTCGCCGAGGCTCGCGCCGCCGGCAACGATGCCATGGCCTGGCGCGCGCAGGTGGCGCTGGGCGACTACGACGCTGCCCTCAAGATGCTGGACCGGCTCCCCCCCACCGACTACGACCTGCGCCTCGGCGAGCTTGCCGAGCGCTTCTCCCCACGCATCGAGGCGCTCGCCGCCAAGGACCCGGAGCAGGGCTTCGCCCTGGTGGAGCGCCTCTCCGAACTGGAGCGGGTGCAGATTCTGGGGCGCAGCCTTCTCGGTATCGACGATGACGCTACGGTGGACCTGCTGCGCAAGGCCGCGCCGCACCTTGCCGAACTGGACCGAGTGCGCGGCGCGCTGATTAAGGCCGCGCCGGAAGGCGCCGCTTACCTGAAGCTGCGCGCTCAGCAGGAAGAGACAGTCCTGGATACCCTCTTGGGCAAAAAGCTGGAACTGATGCCCCCGTACTACGCTGTCGCCGGCCCCGGCGTGCTCCGCCTCGCCGCCTCGTCGGCCGCGCTCTCGGCCGGCAACGCGAATGAACGGGAGCGTTTCGCGGCGCTCCTTACCTCCTTCCGCAAGGAGTGCTCTTCCGGCAAAGGCGCCAAGCTGTGCCAGGCCCTGACCCCGCAGCCCGCCGAGGCGATCGACGTCATGGAGCGTCTTCCGGGACGTCACGTGCTGCGCCTGGTCGCGCTCCCCGGTGACCGCTTCCTCGTCTTCACCTTCGGCGCCAAGGACGGCGTCAGCGCGCAGACCCAGTCCCGTGCGGCAGTCGCGGCCCGATTGAACGATCCCGCGCAGGTCGCCATCTACGAGCGCCCCGAGCAATTCGCCTCGGCGCGACCCCTAAGTTGGGGGGTGAGCGCGAGCCAACTGCTGAAAAGCGTGGAGGGGCGCCGCCCGCTGCGGACCCAGGTGCTGGACCCGGCCGGAGTGTGGCCCGCACAGCCGCCGTTTGCCAAGCTCCCCGCCGACGCTCTGCCCGGCCGCCTCCCCGATGCCCACACCCTGGTGCTCCCTGCCTCCGTGGGGCTCCTTCCTGCGGCTCCTAATCGTCCCGGTGCCGGTGGCACCTATAGCGCTGCCTGGGAGGATGCCGCCGGTGTGCGCCACGACCTGGTGCAGCTTGCCGACGGCGACTCGGTGTCGCTTCTCCTGGCTCCCAAGGGGGGGACGGGGCAGGCATGGTACCTGGGGCAGTTGGCCGCGCTGATCGGTGTGCCAAGCGTCCTTGTCGCCGACCGCACTGTCGACCTCACCCCCTTCGCCAAGAGCTACGCCGACCACTCGCTCGCCCAGGCGCGGCGCGAACTCCCGGGGGACTGGCTCTTGATCGGCGACTGGGGCGGCGACGCCGCCGAGAGCGCCAAGCTCGCCAAGAAGCTCTTCAACGACTACGTGAAGATGGCGGTGCAGGCGCACAACGACGGGCGCTACGCCCAGGCGCTGGCCCTCTTCGACAACGCCCTGGTGGTCGCCGAGGCGACGCCGGAGCTGGCCAAGAACCGCGCCGCACTGCACCGCCACGCCCGGGAAAGTGCCTTCGGTGCCGGCTTCACCGAGCGCGCCGTGAGCCATGCCGACAGTCTGGTACAGCGGCTGGCCAAGGAGAAACCCTATTCTGCCGAGCATGCCGACGCCCTGTTGCGGCTGGGGCTTTTGCAGGGGCGCCTGGAGCACTTCAAGGAGGCGACCGCCGCGCTCAAGGAGGGCATCTCCATCTTCGCCGACCTGGGACTCGCCAAGGACCAGGCCGCGGCCCTCTCCGATTTCGGAGTGGTCATGGAAAACGCGGTTGATTATCCCGCCGCGCGCTCGCTCTTCGAGGAGGCGGCCGGGCTGCGCGCCCAGTTGAAGGACGAGCTGAACCTGGCCGACCAGTACCGCAACCTCGGGCGCATCTTCGACCTGCGCCTGAACCAGTTCGCCGTCGCCGAAAGCTACTACCGGAAAGCGCAGGAGCTCTACGCGAAAAACGGCAATGCCGCTCTCGAGGCCGAGACCATCCTGGAGCGCGGCCGCTGCCAGCGGCTGTTGGGGAACTTTCCCGCTGCCGATGCCCTCTACCGCGAGGCGCTCGCCAAGGTGGGCAACTCCGAGCAGCGAACCAGGATGAGGATCGTGCTGGAGCAGGGGAACAACGCCTGGTTCCAGGGGCGTTACCAGGAAGCCTTCGACCTGCGCGAGCAGGTGGAAAAGGCGGCGCTCAAGGAAAACTGGGCGCTGGAGCAGGTGATGGCCAAGAACACCGGCGGCCTGATCTGGTGGACCTTGGGGGACAACAAGCGCGCCCTGGTGGAACTGAGGCAGGCCCTGGACCTGGCCGGCAAACTGGAGGTGCGCCGCGACGAGAGCGCCACCACGCTGAACAACATCGGCCTGGTGCGGCGCGAGTCGGGCGACTACCAGGGGGCGCTGGAGAGCCTTGGGCAGGCGCTCGCTATCGACCGCGCCCTCGGCTCGCGCTGGGCCATCGCCTATGACCTGAGAAACCTCGGCCAGACCCGGCTCAAGATGGGGGATCCCGCCGGCGCACTGAAACTGCTCACCGAGGCGGCGGCACTGGCCGACGCCATCGGCGACAAGGTGAACCAGGCCAAGATCCACCTGGCGCTGGGCGATGCCCGGGCCCGTAGTAACCAGGCCGGCCCGGCGGCGGAAAGCTACGGCAAGGCACTGGAATTGGCCGATGCCATGCTGCTCAGGGAGGTGCGCTGGCGCGCCCTGCTCGGTCTTGCTCGCTTGAAGGAGCAGGGTGGGGACCGCGATGGTGCCGTCGCCTCCTACCGCCAGGCGCTGGATACGGTGGAGGGCCTCCGGGCCGAGATCAAGCTGGACCAGTTGAAAGACGGCTTTCTTGCCGACAAGATGGATGTTTACCAGGGGCTGGTCGGGCTCCTGGTGGAGCTTCACCGAGACGACGAAGCCTTCGCCGTCGCCGAGCGCTCCCGCGCCAGGACCCTGATCGATATCCTGGGACGGCAGCGCCTCTCGCTCGCGGGTGGCGCCGACCAGGACCTCTACGACCGCCAGGGGCGGCTCCGGGAGCAGATCCAGGAGCAGGAACAACTGGCACTGCAGGCGGCCAATCCCGCCGAGCGCACCATGTACGCGGCCGCGCTGGACAAGCTGCGCGGCGAATACCAGGACCTCCTGCTCGATATCGAGCGGCGCCGTCCCGAACTCCTTTCGCTAGTCAAGGTCACCCCGGTCACCGTGGCCGAGGTAGAGAAGCTGCTGGAACCGGGGGTGACCCTGTTGTCCTACTACCAGCTCCCGGACCGGCTCCTGTGCTGGCGCCTGGAGCGGCAGGGGTCGCGGCTCTTCGTGCTCAAGGCCTCCGCGCGCGAGGTCGCCGACAAGATCGCCACCTACCGGCGCATGCTGCAGAACCTGGAGCCGCTGGAACAGAACTCACGCGAGCTGTACCGGATCCTGCTTGCCGAGCCGCTCGCCGGTGTGCCCGAGGGGCAGACGGTCGGCATCGTGCCGCACGGCAGCCTGCACTACCTTTCCTTCGCCACCCTCTATGACGGCAGAGATTACCTGGTGGACCGGCACACCCTGTTCCACCTGCCGGCCGCCTCGGTGTACCGTCACACCCTGTCCCGGCGCCAAGCCGCCAAGAACCTGCGCATCCTGGCCATTGGCAACCCGGACCTCGGCAACGCCGCCCTCGATCTTCCCTTCGCCGAGAAGGAGGCCGGCACGCTGCGCTGGAACTACAGCGACGTGACCACACTGACCCGGGAGCGGGCCACTGAGAGCTGGGTGCGTGATAACATCGCCAAGTTCGGTATCATTCATTTCGCCTCCCACGGCGAGTTCGACCCCGTCAACCCGCTCTTCTCCTCGATCCGTCTCGCCAAGGACGGTAAGAACGACGGCCGGCTGCAGGCCGAGGAGGTGTTCGGGCTGGACATCAAGGCGGACCTGGTGGTGCTTTCCGCCTGCCAGACCGGCCTGGGCGACGTGAAAAGCGGCGACGATGTGATCGGCATGAACCGCGCCTTCCTGTTCGCCGGGACCCATGCCCTGGTCTCCAGCCTCTGGCGCGTATCTGACGTCTCCAGCGCCATACTGATGAAGCAGTTCTATCGGGACTACAGCCGCAGCGACAAGGCCCAGGCACTGAGGCTGGCCATGCTGCACGTGAGAAACCGCTACCCGCACCCCGGATACTGGGGGGCGTTCGTATTGACCGGTGATTACAAGTAA